GGTCCGCTAGTTCGGTTCGACCACTTCAGCAAGGAGAACACATGAGGCTCGTTTGTACTCTCCCTGTCCTTGTCGCGCTGGTCGGCGCGCCCACCGTCCATGCCGACGACAATATGGAATGGAGGGGCACACAGCCTCAGGTCCTTGGAAAAAGCTGCCAGGAGCTCACGATGGATAATTGTCTCTTCATCGACGAGGCCATAGCGAATTGCCCGGAGACCTGCGCACGAAGGAATGAAGGCAAGGAGCCAGAGGCGCCTGCCGGGTCCCAGGCTCCATCCTCAGACACTGACTCAGACCCTGAGCTGGCCCGTCTTCGCAGGCTGCCGAGGGCAGAGCTGCTTGAAGGCTTCAAGAAGGATTGCGCCCAGACCGTGGGGCGGGTTTCCACGTACTTCGCCGAACCGGTGGCAAGGCAGGCCTATGTCAACCGCTGTTTCGCGCTGATCCTGAAGGCATGGGACAGCAAGTCGCCTGAGTTCAGGGAGCGCATGGCCAAGGTCAAGGAAAAGGTCAAAGGCGAATACCGGACTGCTTGTGAGAAGAAGAGGAAGAAGAAGGCAGCCGAGACCAAGAACTGACGGCCCGGTCAGAGAGCCTGTCGCTCGGCATCTTGAAGTCGACGCGGAACACCTCGTCCCAGGTCGCCGCGGTGCCCGGTCCCTCGCGCCGGGAGCCCTGCGCGTAGCGGGCCTCCTCCTCGCCCGGCCTCGCCGCTGCTGGGCGTGTCAGGCCGGCCAGGGGTGATGGGGGAAGAGCCAGCCCCGCTCGCCCACCAGCCGCTCGAGACCCTCGAGGCTGGCGCGAAGCACACGCTCGGGGTCGCGCTCGGGTACCGGGCCGAGCGCCTCGACCAACCGCCGGGCCCTCCCGGCGAGCTCCTCCCGCCAGGGGTCGAGCTGTCCGAGCTGGCCAACGAGCTGCAGGGCGGTCGTGGCCAGCAGGGGCGCCAGCTCCGAGCCGGGTGGGAGCGCCTGGACGAGCTTCTCGGTGAGGACCAGCACCTGCGCGGCGGACACCTGCGGGAGGCGGAGGGACAACCAGAGCCCCTGCGCCATCCAGCCGGTGGTCTCCTGGGAGCCGTCGTTCTCCAGGCTGGAGAGGAGGGAGGCCAGGCCGGGCCAGTGGCGCGCGTAGGCGAACAGCCTCATCGCCTCGAGCTTCAGCGCGCGGCCGCGCTCCGCTTCCCCCAGCTGGAACGCGGCCCAGGCCAGGCTGTCGAGGGTGGCGGCCGTGTCTCCAGGGTCACCGAGCTTCCGTTTGAGCTCGAACGCCTGCTGCCAGAGGTCCTGGGCGCGGCGGACGTCTCCCTGCCGGGCGATGGTGCCCGCCATGTCGTGGAGGACGAGGGCCTTGCCCTGCGCGTCCTCGAGCACCTCCCTCATCCGGAGCGCCTGCTGGAACAGGGAAAGCGCGCGGGCCGGGTCCCCCTGGTCATCGAAGAAGCGGGCCATGCTGTGGAGGTAGGCGGCCTGAGCGCGCAGGTCCCCCATCTTCTCGGTGAGCGCGAGCCCCTGCTCCAGCAACTGCAAGCCCTCCGCGGAGTCGCCCTGCCGCAGCACGTGGCCGGACAGGGTGTGGAGCATGGCGGCCTGATAGGTGTGATCTCCCGCCTGCTCGCAGAGCGAGATCGCCTGCCGCCACAGCTCGAGGCCTCGCGAGACGTCCACGTACTGGGTGGTCAGGATGGCCATCCTGTCGAGCACGGCGGCCCTCGCGCGCAGGTCGCCGCCATCGAGGAGCGCCTCGGCCTGCCGCAAGCACTCGAGGGCGCCGTGGGGGTCTCCCTGGCCGGCCACCTCCATGGCCCGCTGGTAGAGCCGGAAGGACCGGTCCGTGGCGTCTTCCACGGGGGCGCCAGCGGCGAGCTCTCCCTCCCGGGCTGGCAGGCGGGCCATGTGCGAGAGCATGGTGGCCTTGCCCTCCTCGTCGCCCAGCCGCTCGAAGAGCGCGAGCGCCTCCCGCCAGAACAGGAGCGCGCGGGTGGCGTCTCCCTGCTGCGCCACGGCCGTCCCCATGTGCGAGAGGACGTAGGCCCGGCCCGAGGCGTCGCCGCACTGTTTGCAGAGCTCCAGCGCTTGGGCCAGGTACTCCAGGGCCCTGGCCGGCTCGCCCCGAATCATCAGGACGTCCCCCATGAGCTTCACGCACCGGGCCTTGCTCCGCACGTCCCCGTAGCGCCCGGCGGCCCGCTCCAGGAGCCCGAAGGCCAGGGCGTGCTGGTGCTGAGAGAACTGCAGGTTGGCCATGTTCTCGAGGACGGAGGCGTGGTCGTCCGGATGATCCAGGCGCTCGAGGAGCTCGTGGGCGCGCCGCAGGAGCGTCAGGGCGTGGGGGCGGTCGCCGGAGTCGACCGACAGCCGCGCCATGGAGCGGAGCGTGAGGGCCTGGGCGTGGGGATCGCCGAGTTGCTCCTGAAGCCCCAGCATCCGCCGCATCAGCTCGAGCTCGCCGAGGCTGTCGCCCAACTGCTTCCGGGCGTCGGCCGCGTGGGACAGCACCTTGACCATGCTCCCGAGGTCGCCCATCCGCTCCAGGGCCTGGCTCGAGCGCATCCAGTGCTCCAGGGCGCGGGAGACGTCTCCCTGACGGGAGCAGGCGAGGCCCATGCACCAGAGCACGCGCGCCTGGCTCGCGGCATCGTCCCGCTGCACGTGGAAGAACAGCGCCTGCTGCCACAGCCTGAGGGCGTGGGTGGCGTCCCCTTGCGCGTCGAGGGTCTCGGCCATGGCGCCGAGCACGGTGGGCACTTCGTCCGCCGCGCCCAACTTCTGGTAGACGCCGAGGAGCTGTGCCCACGTCTCCAGGGCCTGGGCGGCGTCGCCCCGGCGCGCCAGACAGTGGGCGATGTTGTGGCGGCTCGACGCCGCGCCGAGGTAATCGCCTCGGCGCAGCTGGAGCTGGACCGCCTCTGTCAGCAACGGGAGGGCTCCGTCGATGTCTCCCCCGTTCAAATGGAGAGTGCCCAGCTTGTGCAACACGGAGGCCTTGCCCTCTTCATCGCCAGCCTCGCTGAACAGCACGATCGCCTGCCGCCAGGCGAGGCTCGCGCCGGAGGCGTCACCCCGCTGTGCCAGCCCGAGGCCCTGCTCGTCGAGCGCCAGGCCCTTCTCGCGGGCGCTGGCGAATGCCGTGTTGGAGCTCATGCGGAGCCGTCCCCCCTCTCACTGCGAGTGTTCACGCGACAGTATACAGAGGCCACCGCGCATTGAACTCGTGGAGGGGACGGAGATCGGGTTAGCCTCCAAGGGGATGGAGCCCGTTGCCCGCGGGGCTCCCTGGGGGAGAAATCCATGAGCCTGTTCAATCGGTGGTTCGGCAAGAGCCCTCCGCCCGCGTCCCCGTCCCGCCCGGAAGCGGAAGGGGAGCCGCGGCGCGAGGAGCCCGCCCGGACACCTCCGGCCCCCACCCCCGTGCCGCCGGACAGCGCCACCGGGCCGCTGGTCATACCGCCAGGCCACAAGCTCATCAGTGTCTCCGTGCCCGAGGACCTGGCCCCGTCGATGAACTTCCTGGAGGGGGGCATCTGCATCGCCAGCCTGGGGCAGGGCAGCGACGAGCCCGTGGAGGAAGTGGAGACCTTGCTGCGCAAGCACGAGGCCTGGCTGAAGGATCCGCGGCGCATCTCGCTGGTGTCCCAGGAGGAGCATCTCCTGCGGCTCTTCGGCCCCAGCCCGTCCACCGTCGTCATCCCCCGCGCCGTGATCTGGGTGTTCTCCCCGCGGGCCCTGTGCGCATTGCTGATGATGCCGGCGAGCCTGCAAGCACTGCTGCGCCACCTCTACCGGCTGAAGGCCTCCGCACGTCAGACGCTCATCCAGTACATGTTCTTCGAGCCTGACTGCGGACCGCTCGGGATGGTGATGGCGCGGCTGCTGGTCGGGCTGGGCCTGAGGGACGTCCGGACGCTCGATCCGGATGATCCCGAGCGCCGCGTCCTGTTCGAGGTGCACCGCCCCGATGGCACGGTGATCGCCGGGCTGAGGGGGTTCCCCCTCAAGCTGGAAGGCGCCGTGGAGGACTTCCTCCTGAGGGTGAATGTGGAGAAGGACCAGGCCGAGGCCCGGGGTGATGCGCCGCGGCTGCGGCAGCTCGAACAGCAGGAGCGGGACTACCTGGTCCGGGAGCTCCAGCCCATCCAGCCCCTCCTGCACAAGCTCCCGCTGGTGCGAGCCCCGCGCCTGTGCCGGCTGCTGCGCACCGCCGCGGATCAGGCGAGCCCCACGGCCCGGCAGGCAGTGGAGCAGGAACTGCTGGAGCGCACGCTGCCGCTGCTGTTCCTCATGCATCCGGGTGGCAAGGGAGCGATCACGGCGACCTTCCACGGCGTCGGTTCGGCGCTGCGGGTCTACCCGGATTATCTGTCGCTGACGCAGGCCGTGAAGGAGATGGAGCTGCCCGCGGACTCCTATGTGATCTCCGGGATGGCGGCCCGCGACATGTTCGACTGGATGGCGTCGCAGAACTGCACGGTGGCGCTCAACGTCTATATGACTGCCTACATGCCCACCTACGTGTTCTGGCTCCCGAAGGACTTGCGGCTGCTGGCACAGGGGCAGCTCGCCTCGAGAGCCTAGGAAACCCTCTCCACTTCGAGTTCCTCGGCCAGCCGTGGCTGTGCAGGGGAGAGGCAGGAGCGGAGGAAGGAGAGGAGGCGGCCAGGAGACTTTGGCGGGGCTGCTGCGCAGGACAAACGCGGTGGACGGGCTTCACCAGCGGCAGGAGTGGAGGCAGGCGGCGGGTGGTGGCGGGCCGTGAAGCAAGCCAGAGCCTCTACGCTGTGATGACGAGGGTGACGAGTACTGTGGAGATGGCGCCTGCAACGGCAGCGAGTACTGCGACTCGTGCAGCTACGACCGCGGGGCCTCTTCCTGTTCCGCTTGCGCTTCGGGCTCTACGCCGTGCTCGCCCGACTGGGGGCGCCATTGCCGATTGGGGCGCCCTGGAGAGCCAGTGGGCCGCGGAGGCCCGGCGAGGCGGGCTCACCCGAGCTGAATCCGTTGCACCCCGGAGCCAGTGAGACGTAGCCGGGAGGTTCTCTGGCCGCGCGTTCCGTTCACAATTGCCTGCGTGGAACGTCTCTAGGGAGACCTGCCTGGCGCCTTCAGCCGGGCACAGTTGCTCGTCCTGAGCGGGAGGGTTTGATGAGGATCTTGAATGTTGGTGCGGGTGACCGCCCCCTGTCCAAGCATGACCTGAGCATGGACCAGGGGTTCGTTGTCAATTACGACCCTGGGCTCGAGCTCGCACAAATCGAGCAGTATGCCTTCCGGTCACTGAACGCTGGGCGCATCTTCTTCAACTATTTCGAGGACAACGTCTCTCCCCATGACGTCGTCTACTTCGGAAACATGCGGGACTTGAAAGCCTACTTTCGCGAGAGTTCCTTCGAGACCATCCTCTCCGTCTCGCCGTATGGCTTCCACGTCATCAATCCAGACACGAACCCCTTCCTGGGAATGGGCGGGAAGGTGCTCACCCTCGGGAACGCGCGGAATCAGTGGCTCGATGTGCGGTTCACCGATGACGAGGTCCCTGGAATCTTCGCGCCTGGATTGAGCCGCGATTATTCAAGCTACTCCATCCCTGACAGTCCCGTGGATCCATGCAGGTTCATCTCCGAGAGAATCCAGGCGGAGTACGTCTCCTTCACGACCGCGCCAGGGCAGGGCCAGAGTGGCATGCTGCAGCGGACGGCGCTGGATGTCGTCAAGGCCTTCACCAAGAACAACCTCTAACTCCGCCGCACCTTTCACCAGGAGACACGAATGGGAACACCGGCCAATTTGTTGCTGGGAATCGTCCAGGGTGCGCCGCCGGGCGTCCTCGGGGTGGACTCCGACTCGCCACTGAGCTTCGCCACGGCCAAGGCGCTGCACGACCTCGGGTACCGCTTCTGTGCCCGGTACCTTTCGCTGGGCTCGTCCCAGGCTCCCGGAGACCTCTCCTCCCAGGAAGCCGCCGACATCCTGCGCGCCGGCCTCTCCCTGGTCCCGGTCCAGCATGTCCTCAAGGCAGGCTGGAGCCCGAGCGGTGATCTGGGGACACGGCATGGGCAGGCGGCGCACGACAACGCGGTGAATCTCGGCATCCCCCCGGGAGTCAACCTCTGGTGCGACCTGGAGGGGTGCGCACACAACACCAGCCACCAGGCCATCATTGATTATTGCAACGCGTGGTTCGAGGCGGTGGAGGACCAGGACGCGGGCTACATTCCGGGGCTCTACGTCGGGTTCGACGCGTTCCTGTCCTCGGAAGAGCTCTACGGGGCGCTGCGGTTCCAGCATTACTGGAGTGCCCCCCAGGCAACGCTGGTGGATTCGCGGGGCTATCAGCTGCTTCAGCTGCTCCCACTGAACCAGCAGCTCGCCGGAGTCTACGTCGACGTGGACGTCACCCAGCAGGACCTCAAGAAGGGCAGCGTGCAGTGGCTGGCGCCCGCGAAGGCTCCAGTCGTTTGAGTGCTCGCGGTTGGAACGTTTAACGGGCTCGTGCCCGCCGCCCTGGGCAGCAGCGGCGGGCGCGAGGTGCCTGGTCAGAAGCCCTGCTCGGACGTGCCCCTCAAGGTGGCGAGCAGACGCTGACCGTTGGGGCTGCCCCACCCGGTGCAGGCGTCCCAACCCGGGCCCGCCGCGTAGCCACCAATGCGGCCGAAGGTAGGGTCGTTGGTGCCCACGGTGATGTCATTGCAGCCCACCCTCCCAAGCGAGGCATACAACAGCGGATTGAGGTAGCCGACAGGCCTGCCCAGCTGCTGGTTGAGCCGGGCGATCAGGCTTGCCCAGAGCGGCGCCGCGGCGCTGGTGCCACCGACGGCGCCTCGCTCTCCCTTGCTCACGACGAGGTAGCCCGTGTAGGGATCGGCATTGGCGGCCACGTCCGGCACGCCCCGTCCGAGCCTGTGCCCTGGGTTGACCGAGGCGGGGACCTGGGCGTTGCCCTGCCAGGACGGCCGCGCGAAGTACGCGCTGATGCCGCCGCCCCCGGCGCCGCCTCCCGGCTGGAGCTGCGAGCCCGTGTTCCACACCTTCTCCTCGGTGATGGCGCCACCGTTGGCGAGGAGGGTGGTTCCGCCCACGGCCAGCGCGTAGGGGCTGGAGGCCGGGAAGACGACGTGGGCGTAGCCGTCCTGTTCCTGGGCCTCCGAGCCGTCATCCCCCGAGGCGACGCAGACCGTGATGCCCAGCGTGGCGGCCTCTTGCAGCAGCTCGTTGACCTCCTCCATGCAGGCGGGTGTCCAGATGGAATCCATCTCGCTGAAGCCCCAGCTGATCGACAGGACGGAGGGCTTGTTCTCCGTGTCGTGGATGGCGGCGGCGAGGCTGTCCACCCAACCCTTCTCCGTGAAATCGGAGAAGTAGACCGCCTGCCGGGCCAGGGGCACCAGCGCCCCCACCACCTCCATGTCCAGCTCGACCTCTCCCGTACTGGCGCCCTGCGAGCTGCGGGGGTCCTTGGACCTCGAGGGCGTGTTGCGCACGCCGTCCACCGAGACCGCCACCACCTCGGGCATGGGGAGGCCGAGGTCGCGCGCGCTCTGCTCCACATCTTCTGGGAAGTACCCCCCCCGAACTCCAGCAGGCCGACACACTGGCCAGCGCCGTCGCCCTCCGGGAAGTTGTAGAGCGTGGCCAGGTCGGGAATGGAGAACACCTGGGGCAGCTCCCGCGTGACGAGCGCGTGGCTGGTGCGCAGAGGGCGTGGCCGCGGGTGGTGGCGGATCAACCGGTGGGTATCCAGGCCGAACACTCCGGTCACCACGCCCTCCAGCTCCGCCGGCAGGGAGAGTGGACCGACGCGGCCCCGGAAGGCGCCGTCCGGGTGCTCGTAGTGCATCAGCCGCGTGGAGAAGGCGCGGTTGAAGCTCGACACCGTGCCGCCCAGTACCACCGAGCGGCGAGCGAGCTCCTTCCCCTGGACCCGCAGCCCGTGCGCGGCGGCGAAGGCCTCCACCTGGGACACATCCTCCGGGTGGGCGCCATAGGTCGTCTGGAATTGTTCGTGCCTCAGGTGCTGGCGCTGGTGGATGGGGCGCATCCCCAGGTCATCCACCGACGGCAAGGGCCTGCGGCGGCGCAGGCGGACGGTGACCTCCAACCACTCGTTTTCGTGGGCCGCGCGCAGGACACGCGCGCCCGGCACCAGCATTCGCTCACTTCCAGCAAGGGGGACGGTTCTCTTCGGCTCTGGCATGGTGGGTACTCCTGTGGGCTCGCCACGAGGCTGTGCGGGGGTGCACATCGATACAGACGGACTCGCCCCCTGGGTTGTGAATCGCTCCCGGCCCACCCCGCCTTCATACTCCTGGAACCGACTTGCCGCCCTCCCCCGCGGCCGAGAGGATCATCTTGACGGCCACCGTGACCGTGGCGGTGCTGATCTGTTGCATGGCCTGCTGTTGGTTGGAGGAGTTCTGCATGGACAGGCCCACGGCCTGTGACAGCAATTGATAGACAACGCTCAGTGCCGCGGCTGGCGACTCGGCCACGACCTTGACGTTGGTCTGTGTGACAGCGTCGGTGACCCGGCTGTCGACTCCGAGCGGATTCGCCATGAGGAAGCTCCTTCATCAAAGGCAAGCGGGAGCTCTCACGAAGAGGGGAAGTTCTTGAGGACGGTGGCCGAGGTCTCTCCCACCTGCTGGAAGAGCGCGGCGGCCTGGGTCATGGCGGTCTGGGCCGCCGCCAGCGCCTTGGTGGCGTTGTCCGTGTTCTGTCCGGCGAGGATCATCCCCAGCGCGACACCATTGGTGGCGGTGCTGACGGCGGCGACATTGCGCAGGTACTCGACGATGTCCTGGATGGCGATCGCCGTCGATTGGGCGACGTGTTGGTAGGCCATGCCCGAGCCCGCCGCCCGGGCTCCTTGCAACACGTTCTTGTTGGTCTGGGTGACGGCATCCAGGATCTGCGGGTTGACGGTCGTCAGTGCGGACATGAAAGCGTTCCTTGGCGAGGTCGGTCATGAAGGAAGTGGAGGGGGGGACTCACCGCCAGGCCTACGTGGAGGAACCGGAGGCCGTGGAGCCGGTGTTCGTCGTGGAGCCGCCCGCCGTGGAGCCGGTGTTCGTCGTGGAGCCGGTGTTCGTCGGGGTGCCGCCCGCCGGACCCGAGCTGGCCGCGGGGGTGGGCGTGGGAGGCGGAGGGTAGGAAGGAATGGAGTACGGGGGGATGACGTAGGGGGGGAGCACGATGGGCGGACTGATGGCGGCCTTCGAGCCCGCGGCGAGGATCTGCTGCACGGCGGCGGTGGTGGTCGCCGTGCTGACCTGCTGCATGGACTGTTGATGGCCGGCCAGGTTCTGCATCGCCATGCCCACGGATTGAGAGAGGAGTTGGTAGACGATCCCGAGCGCTGTGGAGGGCGACTCCCCCACCACCCCTACCGCCGTCTGGGTCACCGCGTCGGTGATCTGCGAGTTGACACTGTTCTGCTCTGCCACGAGAAACCTCCGGCTGTTGCCAGTCACCAGGAATTAGGAGCGGCCTGTTTGCGGCATGGAGGCCCGGCGGGCAACCGCGGAGCCTCCATGCCAGAAGACGGGCGTTCCGGTTAGAACGAGGGCGGCTTGGTCACGGTCAACATCGACGCGAGGGCCGTGGGCAGATCGCTCATGTTCACCTTGGACGTGGCCACGCTGTCCTCCGCCGTGTCGAGCGTGTAGAGGAGGTTCACACCCTGCACCGTGGCCGCCTGGCTGGACATGTTCATCTGCTGCTGCGCGGCCGCCGCGTTCTGGAACGACAGGCCCGTGGACTGAGCCATCGTCTGGTAGATGTGGCTGAGCGACATCGCGGGGGAATCCCCCAGCACCTTCACGTTGGCCTGGGTGACGGAGTCGGTGATCTGATCATTGACTGCGGTGGGAGTTGCCATGTCTGTGTGAGTCCTTTCGGTTCAGTGGGCATGCGGCCGGGATGTTGGACGCGTCTTCGCCGGCCACCGTCTAGACGCGCACCCTCTGGGTTTTGTGAAACGGGCCGGGCCGGGAACTGCTAGGTCACCTTCCTCACGGTCAGCAGCGAGGCGAGCGCCGTGGGCAGGTCGCTCATGTTCACCTTCGAGGTGGCCACGCTGTCGGCCGCGGTGTCCAGGGTGTAGAGGAGGTTCACGCCCTGGACGATGGCGGCCTGGCTCAGCGTGGCCATGCGCTGCTGGGCTGCCGCCGCGTTCTGGAACGACAGGCCCGTGGACTGGGCCAGCGTCTGGTAGATGTGGCCGAGCGACATCGCCGGGGCGGATCCCAACACCTCCACATTGGGCTGCGTGACGGAATCGGTGATCTGATCATTGACTGCGGTTTCGTCTGCCATGGTGTGGCTCTCCTGTGGCTGGCTTCTTGAGAATTGCCGCCATGGTGATGACGCACGAGGCGCTCCCGTTGTGAAGACGCGCGCCCTCGCGATGACGGCGTGGGCCGGCGGGAGGTGCGCTCATTCACAGACGGCGGGGTGGTTCCGTTCTACCTGGAGCCTTTTCTTGCGACCCGCCTCCGTGAAAATAAAATCAACCCCTGTCTCATTTTGGCAAGTGTGGCAGCGCCACCATGTGTACCTGCTCGGTCAAAGTCTCCGCTGGATGGGAGGCAACCCCGATGACGCCCAGGACGCGCTGCACATGACGATGCTTCGCGCCCATGCGTACTTCCTGAAGCAGGACCGCCCACTCGTCAATGCACAGGCCTGGTTGGGACGCATCCTCCACAATATCTGCATGGATCTCCATCGGGAGAGGCAGCGCTTCATCGAGTCTCCCGTGGAGGAGCAATCAGAGGAGCTGGACGAGCGTGCCGCCGTGCTGGACGAGTGCTCCGCCGAGGAAATCCTGCTCAAGCACGAGCGGGCCAGGGAGGTCCGGGCCTGTATCGAGAGGCTGAAGCCCCACCTGCGCGAGCCCCTGAAGATGCGCTTCCTGGACGACATGGCCTATCCAGAGATCGCCGATGCGCTAGGGCTTACGAACAGCAACGTCCGCAAGCGCGTCCAGCTCGCCTACGACGAGCTGCGCGTCTGGCTCGCGCGATTCCACCCATCCCGCCGCACCTGACGGCTCGCCGGCGGGTGGTTGGAGTTGGCTGAGCAGGGAGGCCGAGAGCTCCCCGAGCCGCTGATAGTGCGCGGTGGCCTGGCTCAGGGCCTCCTGCGCCTGCCGCAGCGCCATGCTCGCACGCTCCGGATCCCTTCCCGTGAGCATCATCCGGAGCGCGACGCCGCTGGCGGCCGTGCTGAGCTCCGCCTGCTTGCGCAACCGCTCGCCGGACTCCTGGAGCAGCAGCGCGGTGGAGGTGGCCAGCCGCTGACGGATGGGCTCGAGCACCTCCTCCCGCTCCGGCCGGGAAGGAGGCTCCCCACTGCCGGTAGCCGGCGCTGGAGCTTGGGA
The sequence above is drawn from the Archangium gephyra genome and encodes:
- a CDS encoding RebB family R body protein encodes the protein MAEQNSVNSQITDAVTQTAVGVVGESPSTALGIVYQLLSQSVGMAMQNLAGHQQSMQQVSTATTTAAVQQILAAGSKAAISPPIVLPPYVIPPYSIPSYPPPPTPTPAASSGPAGGTPTNTGSTTNTGSTAGGSTTNTGSTASGSST
- a CDS encoding RebB family R body protein; translation: MATPTAVNDQITDSVTQANVKVLGDSPAMSLSHIYQTMAQSTGLSFQNAAAAQQQMNMSSQAATVQGVNLLYTLDTAEDSVATSKVNMSDLPTALASMLTVTKPPSF
- a CDS encoding RebB family R body protein, producing the protein MADETAVNDQITDSVTQPNVEVLGSAPAMSLGHIYQTLAQSTGLSFQNAAAAQQRMATLSQAAIVQGVNLLYTLDTAADSVATSKVNMSDLPTALASLLTVRKVT
- a CDS encoding RebB family R body protein, which codes for MANPLGVDSRVTDAVTQTNVKVVAESPAAALSVVYQLLSQAVGLSMQNSSNQQQAMQQISTATVTVAVKMILSAAGEGGKSVPGV
- a CDS encoding DUF1906 domain-containing protein, whose protein sequence is MGTPANLLLGIVQGAPPGVLGVDSDSPLSFATAKALHDLGYRFCARYLSLGSSQAPGDLSSQEAADILRAGLSLVPVQHVLKAGWSPSGDLGTRHGQAAHDNAVNLGIPPGVNLWCDLEGCAHNTSHQAIIDYCNAWFEAVEDQDAGYIPGLYVGFDAFLSSEELYGALRFQHYWSAPQATLVDSRGYQLLQLLPLNQQLAGVYVDVDVTQQDLKKGSVQWLAPAKAPVV
- a CDS encoding tetratricopeptide repeat protein yields the protein MSSNTAFASAREKGLALDEQGLGLAQRGDASGASLAWRQAIVLFSEAGDEEGKASVLHKLGTLHLNGGDIDGALPLLTEAVQLQLRRGDYLGAASSRHNIAHCLARRGDAAQALETWAQLLGVYQKLGAADEVPTVLGAMAETLDAQGDATHALRLWQQALFFHVQRDDAASQARVLWCMGLACSRQGDVSRALEHWMRSSQALERMGDLGSMVKVLSHAADARKQLGDSLGELELMRRMLGLQEQLGDPHAQALTLRSMARLSVDSGDRPHALTLLRRAHELLERLDHPDDHASVLENMANLQFSQHQHALAFGLLERAAGRYGDVRSKARCVKLMGDVLMIRGEPARALEYLAQALELCKQCGDASGRAYVLSHMGTAVAQQGDATRALLFWREALALFERLGDEEGKATMLSHMARLPAREGELAAGAPVEDATDRSFRLYQRAMEVAGQGDPHGALECLRQAEALLDGGDLRARAAVLDRMAILTTQYVDVSRGLELWRQAISLCEQAGDHTYQAAMLHTLSGHVLRQGDSAEGLQLLEQGLALTEKMGDLRAQAAYLHSMARFFDDQGDPARALSLFQQALRMREVLEDAQGKALVLHDMAGTIARQGDVRRAQDLWQQAFELKRKLGDPGDTAATLDSLAWAAFQLGEAERGRALKLEAMRLFAYARHWPGLASLLSSLENDGSQETTGWMAQGLWLSLRLPQVSAAQVLVLTEKLVQALPPGSELAPLLATTALQLVGQLGQLDPWREELAGRARRLVEALGPVPERDPERVLRASLEGLERLVGERGWLFPHHPWPA
- a CDS encoding RebB family R body protein, with amino-acid sequence MSALTTVNPQILDAVTQTNKNVLQGARAAGSGMAYQHVAQSTAIAIQDIVEYLRNVAAVSTATNGVALGMILAGQNTDNATKALAAAQTAMTQAAALFQQVGETSATVLKNFPSS
- a CDS encoding S53 family peptidase, with amino-acid sequence MEQSARDLGLPMPEVVAVSVDGVRNTPSRSKDPRSSQGASTGEVELDMEVVGALVPLARQAVYFSDFTEKGWVDSLAAAIHDTENKPSVLSISWGFSEMDSIWTPACMEEVNELLQEAATLGITVCVASGDDGSEAQEQDGYAHVVFPASSPYALAVGGTTLLANGGAITEEKVWNTGSQLQPGGGAGGGGISAYFARPSWQGNAQVPASVNPGHRLGRGVPDVAANADPYTGYLVVSKGERGAVGGTSAAAPLWASLIARLNQQLGRPVGYLNPLLYASLGRVGCNDITVGTNDPTFGRIGGYAAGPGWDACTGWGSPNGQRLLATLRGTSEQGF
- a CDS encoding sigma-70 family RNA polymerase sigma factor yields the protein MTMLRAHAYFLKQDRPLVNAQAWLGRILHNICMDLHRERQRFIESPVEEQSEELDERAAVLDECSAEEILLKHERAREVRACIERLKPHLREPLKMRFLDDMAYPEIADALGLTNSNVRKRVQLAYDELRVWLARFHPSRRT